TAGCAAACTCAGCgcacataaataaaatatggtggcccaaaaatacgttgaatttttttttcttaggcatattattgataattttaacaaacgtttgtgtatcaaagctaaaggacaatattttgaatataatacattttgttttaataaaaactCTCTCtttttgtcaacgtatttttgggccacaAAACAACATGTATAAGTTATTTTACTCAATTTTTTTCGTCTTGTGTTGATGTAATATTTAATCATCTATTTCCAGCTTTTTGATGAAGAGAAACAAAATGTTAGATTCAAAATTtgaaaatattctttattcaaattcAAGTAGGCATCATTGAAAAGTCTTACAAACACATGTGGGTCGGGTGAACACAAACAGCTCAAAATACTaataaaacttatattttttaatcaaaacaCAGAAATTACACCGTCACATTATTGCGTACGAAATCAGTCTCTTCGAATGTCCGGTTACAATTCAAATTCTGCCCACGGCGTTTTGCCATCCCTTTCACACACACTGACACTCGGCATTATACTCTCTCATTCACACATCGTTCATTCAACAGTTCGTTCTATCAGTCTATCTCTCATTCACTTCTTACGTTTCTATCCGCGCATCCTACATACATATAATGTTAAGCTAGTTATCAGAGAAATTATAAGATGTCTTTAAATAGATTGAATTGTTATACAAatgttaaatttaataatacattttgACTTGTGTAATATATAAAGTATTAGTATTAGTTTATTTTTCGTGAGATTCCATTATTAAACTATTTAAACCAATTTTAATAAGACCTAGACTCAACGGCGGTTGCTCATTTTTTTCGGCTCCTTTTGGCCGCAGCCTGTAAATTAGGTACAAAGGGATTAAGGAGGAATGTGGTTAATGAAAGATGAGATTAATTCGAGTATgtacttaattatttaattactcATCCACAAAAGTTGACTCGTCACAATCACTCGCTTCACTAGCGTCACCTTCAGATTCAGTAGGTTCAGATGCTGTTTCTCCCTCACTTTCGTCCTGCAAATTGGCTAGGTATACAAATCCAGTGTCAAAGTACTCCAAATATTCATTTTCTTTCTTAATTACTGTGTCGCAGGTATTGCGCCATGTTTCACGAGTTATGTTTTCAACACCATGGCGAATGATTTTTTCCGTGTAAGCTACATCATGGTCGACGGTAACGATATCGTTTTTAACGGTGTCCCATATGTTCAATATGGCGTTGAGCTCAGGGTGGTGTGGAGGCAGGCGCAGTACTTCGAATCCCTTATTCTTGATGTAGTTATCGATTTTGTATGTAGTAAAAGCTCTTTTGTTCTGTCTTATTATGTCGTATAACTCAATTTGGCGTAAGTTTGCCTCGAAAGGTATGTTCTTGGACGACAACCATGCCTCCATTTCAGATTTATTTGCATGCATAGTCGGCAGAGTCTCCACGAAAATGTTATCGAATGATGTGTTGTCTAACACTACCACAGAACGATCCGGTAAATTTGGTAGCAATTTTTCATCCAGCCATTTTTGGTAAAAATCAAAGTTCTTCTTTGAATAATCATCTCCGCTAAGTGTAAGTGCTTGGTAAAGTAAACAGGCGTTCTCAATGAAGCCATCTGAAGTTCCAGCGTGTGCTAAAATATACCTAGCTACGTGTGGGGCTCGTGAGCCACATTTAACATTTTTCGTCGTGACGTAACTTTCGTCAGTATAGACAATAGGCCGACCTTGGGAGCGgtattcagtaatttttttcaaatattgtaATCTGCACATTTGGACGTCATGTCGCTCAATCAAAACTTTTCGACCAGTGTCTGACTTAGTCCACGTGTAGCCCAGTTTCAATAATAACTTACGAATCGTTGCTAGGCATGCATCGTGACCGATTTGTTCATTTAAGGTCTGTCTCACTTTTTTTAATGTCGGTATTTGTTTAAGTTTGACATAAGAATTACGTATTGAGCTTCGTATGGTATAAGCTAGGCGATCGTTAATATCTACTTTACCGGCTCTTTTTTGTCTGTTTTTGTGTGGTGATGGAAATTTAGCAGATCCACTGGGAAGGTTTCTTTCTTCTTGCAATATTTTCTGTACTGTTCTTTGACTTGTGCCCGTTGCTTCCGCGGTGCGCTTGGATATGTTGCGCAAATGTGATAAATCACAATGTGGTTCTTTATAAAGTTCCGTGAACTTATATTCGTCTCTAAGAAAGTGGAAAACTTTAGCAATGATAGCACGGCCCTGTAATAAACAACAAAGCACATGTTATTATAAACACATTTCTTCTACATGCTAATCATTTCGCGTTATCGCGCCACGTGAGTAAACTAACAAACATTTAAAACGAAAAAATGCCTCACCTCAGTGGGAATCACTTTTCTCCGTTTTGTCTCACTTGCCATGCTGACGGTACTTATACACTGACGCGAATAATCCAACACTCGACACTTGCATCCCCACCGGCGTTACAGCCGATACTCAGCGGGCATTCAGTATCCGATACTGAATGCCCGATACCCGTGGGGCCCTGGCCCTGTGCGTACGCCAAACGCCAACATACACAATTAACTTTTGTGTTCGTTgaagggtggatttcatcaccaaaaatttcacaatacaaaaaaaatatttttttttaatgtttaatttaacacgattttagctgggtaaagtaatagggggctgtatattgaggatatttatggtatttatacaatcatttgtggcttatatttgaagttatcgctttcggaaaataaaaacgcaaggtggtgatgacaatcatggtatggtatagtgtaaataacattatttgcggtatttgacgtctgtcactcacaacagcgatcgaaatcacaaaggaaaacaactgcactgcgaacgtttacgttctacgtctttttttttttaattttagggttggccggacaccaccgttatgaatcggtagtcgtctaagtaaatcgatatgaatttttcatttttcttttaataaaaataaggaaaaggtggataattaactgtaaatatggatatatttatcgtcacttaacagacaacaaatttgacacagaaataacataaataaactttaaaatagatccccagttagtttcaattttgataatgggtgcgacctactcggtcggtgtattaaatacaccgaccgaccggtagcttgcgggaaaaccatataattctagctttatttaaatcgcaaataaaaattcattatacgtcacaattcgatacctcagtctacgtgctaTCCAATcttaatcgcttgctgtgacaatcgatttgcgttagttacatctctatatacgtcagtcataatgtgtcaaataccgcaaataatgttatttacactataatgactcttttatagacggtaatgacactgcatgtacggtaatgacgatttgggaactaatttatatatgaattaaaaacgtattaaaaaaacaaaaactttttttaattgtaaggctttagaactttaataaacattacaaataacatgtttttgaacataagactagctacataaattatttttagaaaattataaaaaatacattttattcatataaataaatatataacaactatttttattgtataattttaaataatttatattccgaaataggcaatttatgtattcatttatttttttgggttttttcaatgttaaatcatattaacaatattgtactcttattatcagtttaaacccgcatcttcttttatctactgcataatttggtatttatatcatattataaaattgctggcttaccagtgagcttaatttttatgatatattactttttttttgataatttgattcattgcataagtttgtatttttgttgttttataaattaactttaaaaatagatataatgatttaaatccatatatatattgtttaatagctaaacattaatatataatcagtgttttataagttgcaagacccctacttgtaatgcatgtcataagttacaaaatgttaggtattgggtccggtgactacccaatggtataattattaattgctgtaattatatacatcaattaatataatattatcaaaaaacataaggccattacgatagtgagccagtaccgtagcctatggtcgcttaaaacttaatatatgttgcttgtttaaatactttgttttaacacgactaacatgcaattacagactctaagttgcacgatttacattattagataataaaaaataaacatttgtatgttctaagttctaagtgacctaaattttgcctacttcagtcaaaaactaaaacaaaaactaaccatcctcttgtgtgaaaaaaatagtcatatcttcttctacatttattctacatttataaggtagacattatatagtattagaagacatagagaacgtttttcaaacatacagcttaatttcataatgaattatagcaaaataactagaaaagtttctgagaaccgtcatcaccatacacatgaaatcatcaccggtcgtcattttttcccggtgatgacgggtatggtgttgacgatttgagagtttcttgtttttatttctagaatacgaataatagtagttaatgtctatgctacacaataaacttcatgtagtttgccattcatttcaataattatttctaatatatcatttgtaacttttttaaaccaaagcataacggtgatgatgctctgttgtgacaaactacgttttacaaatttgttcgtaatatttctcacgattcaatgatgtgactttatagtgaaatcatttttggcattctatattaaagtgaaaaatagggcaaggacctttagcggtatttcgttgttcatacacggagataagctcacattgacattaccatgacggtgttgacgaatattcgtgacaaaattttaaatatttttaaatgtactttctcggtaaaggaattattgcatattttcccatgtgttaaacaacaacatggaaaagatataagtaaaagaaaaatcgcaatcgtacgagaggtatgctataattttcactgcaaacaataaggttcagatttttccggtagacggtgatgattttagacacataaaacattttatataaaataaactattaagttattggagatggtaattgaaggaacatgaagataatagttcttaaaaacatatacaaaagttgcaactcgcacaacctactagttttttttataaagaccgaaccataagttttcgcaggattttgaaatccacccaccGACTATTTCATTTGGCGGCCAGCTACGCCGCTAGCGAAACGAACACCAAACTACTTTAAACTGAACGACGTAAGCAATAGAGCTCAAATTCTATTAATATCAGTGTCCATGTGTTATCTCAAAACACCATGCGTCCTGCTCGTGTAGTAGTAAGCTATGAACACGTGCTAGGGTGCGTGAGCGGGTAGCGTTAGCAAACTCAgcgcaaataaataaaatatggtgGCCCTAAATTacgttgacattttttttacttataggcatttttttgataattttaacaaacgtttgtGTATCAACAcagctcctctacacgatggcccagcgctgcgCCAGCGAGATGACCTTGTGGTGGTTGGAATGGAACGCATCTACACGATGGCGACATTCAGTTGTGATCTAACCGGTTTCCAAGATGGACGTGGAAGCATTAGCCGTTGCAGCAATTTATCTAAGATACGCCACgccaaattaattaaatattttttttaaatgcatgttaccttataatttgcttaaattattttagaccatattataatttttatttaattttgttactaGCTTACCAACATAGCTGTGCAAATTGTGCaatgataagataagataagataaatgtttatttgcaaGAATGTAGGACATAGTCACAAGATGTCAGGGTGATAATTCTGGTCTCCATTTACATTCAGCCATTTATTGGCGTGCAAAATTCTGTCGCATTTTATACATAAGTATAGTAAAAATGTCAACATATTACAAaaaactatgtaggtacttactatataTAGTTagatatgtatttaatattcatttatttaactataagtatgtattgttatatttatttatttaaattgtaaatgtaCTGTCTGCGTAAATTTCCTATTCCTTCATTACTTCCATAACGAggccattttaattaaaaataaaaaacgaaaATTGATACTGAGCACAAACGTCCGCACTCGACCGCATTCGAGCACGCACTGTGGAttgggccacgtgtagatgcgtaGTGCGTACCGCCATTGTAACATAGCGCCAGCTAGTGGTTTTGGTGGAACTTCGTTGTTTCTGTTATTTCTGTTAGTGTTAATTTCTTTTTAGAAATATTGAacatgatttaatttaattatatagtTTAATTACAAATAGAAATATTTGTATTTCACCTTTTTTTCTTGATATTGTGTCGTTGGGTAATTAAACCTTTATGTTTTAAAAGATAGCACAATATGACTGGCAACATGCAGTTCGTGTTGTAAAGAGCACG
This genomic interval from Cydia splendana chromosome 15, ilCydSple1.2, whole genome shotgun sequence contains the following:
- the LOC134797381 gene encoding uncharacterized protein LOC134797381: MASETKRRKVIPTEGRAIIAKVFHFLRDEYKFTELYKEPHCDLSHLRNISKRTAEATGTSQRTVQKILQEERNLPSGSAKFPSPHKNRQKRAGKVDINDRLAYTIRSSIRNSYVKLKQIPTLKKVRQTLNEQIGHDACLATIRKLLLKLGYTWTKSDTGRKVLIERHDVQMCRLQYLKKITEYRSQGRPIVYTDESYVTTKNVKCGSRAPHVARYILAHAGTSDGFIENACLLYQALTLSGDDYSKKNFDFYQKWLDEKLLPNLPDRSVVVLDNTSFDNIFVETLPTMHANKSEMEAWLSSKNIPFEANLRQIELYDIIRQNKRAFTTYKIDNYIKNKGFEVLRLPPHHPELNAILNIWDTVKNDIVTVDHDVAYTEKIIRHGVENITRETWRNTCDTVIKKENEYLEYFDTGFVYLANLQDESEGETASEPTESEGDASEASDCDESTFVDE